A single genomic interval of Halomonas sp. GT harbors:
- a CDS encoding AAA family ATPase — MNKLKLVALQIDDMHLAFRDGLNYIVGKNNTGKTTIFNCIRYVLGLSKSSESSNVYSINLKARIDDHDLFFSRDVGDSSISVSVNDVLYRFQPMSKDLNDFFCEYLRPDYIFGAKYEDMFSLLDFFFLSEERSVNRRKQWEAINSVCGINVSLLSSLEKDVTSLKKEVYKNKEIQDSVEEFLGLFLKNLNGSSHDIGVDKSIEITKSEYFSKFLKDKELLVGVTKKLEDLKSKSAYELSDRVSEIERVFISLRNFAGYERWALDDLESLVRGRNRYMSYGEEVFSKFILILAIAKIAQDRRYNFPSIIVNDSYLSAGLDEKAYRNALEILEDVAGNENGVQYIEFTYRDNIPKEYVVLNLNSKGALHVFRD; from the coding sequence GTGAATAAACTGAAATTAGTAGCGCTGCAAATTGATGACATGCACCTGGCCTTCAGAGATGGTCTGAACTACATCGTCGGAAAAAATAATACTGGGAAAACAACAATTTTTAACTGCATTAGATATGTGCTTGGCTTGAGTAAATCTAGTGAAAGTTCGAACGTATATAGTATAAATTTAAAAGCTCGAATAGATGATCATGACCTGTTTTTTTCAAGAGATGTTGGTGATTCATCAATTTCGGTTTCCGTGAATGATGTGCTCTACCGTTTTCAGCCAATGTCCAAAGACTTAAATGACTTTTTTTGTGAGTATCTACGCCCGGACTACATATTTGGGGCGAAATATGAAGACATGTTTAGTTTGTTGGACTTTTTCTTCTTATCTGAAGAGCGCTCAGTAAATCGGCGGAAGCAGTGGGAGGCAATTAATTCAGTCTGCGGAATCAATGTGTCATTACTTAGCTCCTTAGAGAAAGATGTTACTTCCCTAAAGAAAGAAGTTTATAAAAATAAAGAGATTCAGGACTCAGTCGAAGAGTTTTTGGGGCTTTTTTTAAAAAACCTAAATGGGTCTTCTCATGATATTGGCGTTGATAAGAGTATAGAGATAACAAAGTCAGAATATTTTTCAAAGTTTTTGAAGGATAAAGAGTTGCTTGTTGGTGTAACTAAGAAGCTAGAGGATCTCAAGAGCAAGTCTGCATATGAATTAAGTGATCGGGTTTCAGAGATAGAGAGAGTATTTATAAGCCTGAGAAATTTTGCAGGCTACGAGCGGTGGGCTCTTGATGATTTGGAGTCGCTTGTAAGGGGGCGAAACCGCTACATGTCATATGGTGAGGAAGTTTTCTCTAAATTTATTCTTATCTTGGCGATTGCGAAAATAGCTCAAGATAGGAGATATAACTTTCCAAGTATAATTGTCAACGATAGCTATTTGTCAGCTGGTCTTGATGAGAAAGCATACAGAAATGCTCTTGAAATTTTGGAAGATGTAGCCGGTAATGAAAATGGGGTTCAGTATATTGAGTTTACCTATCGCGACAATATCCCAAAAGAGTATGTAGTACTGAATTTGAATTCTAAAGGTGCCCTTCATGTCTTCAGAGACTAA
- a CDS encoding GNAT family N-acetyltransferase: MNYELIEVPSEKESFELSQKFQEFVNSNTPLPDESADKKFIINVRDSGKGLIAGILANAYWDGLEIDILWVDRSHRGTGLGAELLGKAEQYGKEQGAVISFLKTVEAKGFYEKYGYQVFGILEDRPIGTFLYHMKKRLD, translated from the coding sequence ATGAATTACGAGCTAATAGAGGTTCCCTCTGAAAAGGAAAGCTTTGAACTTTCCCAAAAGTTTCAGGAGTTTGTAAATTCCAATACTCCTTTGCCAGATGAGTCAGCAGATAAGAAATTCATAATAAACGTGAGAGACAGCGGCAAAGGGTTAATTGCTGGGATATTGGCTAACGCATACTGGGACGGTCTTGAGATTGATATCTTGTGGGTAGATCGAAGCCACAGGGGTACAGGCCTGGGCGCTGAGCTGCTCGGAAAAGCTGAGCAATATGGAAAGGAGCAAGGTGCGGTCATCTCGTTTCTAAAGACTGTAGAAGCCAAAGGCTTTTACGAAAAGTACGGCTACCAAGTTTTTGGTATTTTGGAGGATCGACCAATAGGTACTTTTCTCTACCATATGAAGAAGCGATTGGACTGA
- a CDS encoding NUDIX hydrolase — MTPTKSCSVVLRNGEEMEVLAFLHPIAGLQLVKGTIEPGENPGETAVRELAEEAGILAAEIKSDLGLWESGYQDQIWSFHLSKVEQEIPDEWVHHTADDDGHDFKFFWYRLAKPTNSEWHEVFQGALAFIRTALTNHFSGSAKAGR; from the coding sequence ATGACACCAACGAAATCCTGCTCCGTGGTTCTGCGTAACGGCGAGGAGATGGAAGTTCTTGCATTCCTGCATCCGATTGCTGGCCTTCAGTTAGTAAAAGGCACAATTGAACCGGGCGAGAATCCAGGAGAAACAGCGGTACGCGAACTCGCAGAAGAGGCCGGCATACTGGCCGCAGAAATCAAATCTGATCTAGGCCTTTGGGAGTCTGGCTACCAAGATCAAATCTGGTCATTTCACCTCAGTAAGGTTGAACAAGAAATTCCTGATGAATGGGTTCATCACACTGCCGACGATGATGGGCATGATTTCAAGTTTTTCTGGTATCGTCTTGCCAAGCCAACCAATTCAGAGTGGCACGAAGTTTTTCAGGGGGCGTTGGCTTTTATTCGTACGGCCCTAACCAATCATTTCAGCGGATCCGCTAAAGCGGGCCGCTGA
- a CDS encoding ABC-three component system protein, which produces MNKTVTVERNAGNIIIGDSPEYEISSAINELLKTLANKPFSFNKKKRRPSSETVVKIKHNNLKSKSHIIKQYLDHSSKIEEAYSDIDSLITFGKDTILQNLNDLYYLALDAADISYLTCDIDIEEVRENSEFILEFIIQKLKNTVFESKNTPAYKEHVELGVNVVVAHAFIECIIMENPTYDS; this is translated from the coding sequence GTGAATAAAACAGTCACTGTTGAGCGCAATGCTGGCAATATCATTATTGGAGATTCTCCCGAGTATGAAATCAGCTCCGCCATAAATGAATTGCTAAAGACATTAGCCAATAAACCATTTTCATTTAATAAAAAAAAGCGTCGCCCATCTTCCGAGACAGTTGTAAAGATAAAACACAATAATCTTAAATCTAAAAGTCATATCATAAAACAATATCTAGACCACTCTTCAAAAATAGAAGAAGCGTATTCTGATATTGACTCATTAATAACTTTTGGAAAAGATACGATTCTTCAAAATTTAAACGACTTATATTATCTGGCATTAGATGCTGCTGATATAAGCTATCTAACTTGCGATATAGACATAGAAGAAGTCAGAGAAAATTCAGAGTTTATTTTGGAATTCATCATTCAAAAATTAAAAAATACCGTATTTGAGTCTAAAAACACTCCAGCTTACAAAGAGCATGTTGAGTTAGGAGTGAATGTCGTTGTAGCTCATGCTTTTATTGAATGCATAATCATGGAGAACCCTACTTATGATTCCTAG
- a CDS encoding DUF2326 domain-containing protein, translated as MKLDSLEIKINNEVKRFVKFEFGLNLITNKPDSGRTGNSVGKSTLSRVVDFLMLGSIESIYIDEEFKKPNQEIETLFKNNVVTASLSFHDYSNKINQISRNLCVGTGSESKFWINGEAVEENKYESFLQYKIFNILTRRPSVRAVAPKFIRNDSHRMLSTTKFLDKRQGSKDYSELFLYLFGFSNTSLLTEKRDATNLVNRRKRNSTSINALVKEQNPRSEIKKYKADAKELENNLLTFEYSSEYSNPIERLSELQVQEDRYTEELLSIQRKVDNINHTIELLSKDKDGYLINELKAIYSFSGVAIDGALRELEDVILFHQNLVERKKHFLTIDLPKLDEEFEGLQAELSSIRKDKLQVFSDMRSKESLDNVTKNLKRLGELKVELGKLEGLMEQQSKAKSNQIEAEAQLQKILEAISKEIDNVYVFEKNFNKHLRSLTKSLHDEEYSIDLEFNKDSGTCSIELNNSATNPEGGKKKAEVIAFDFAYIHAINELNINRPNFIFHDSIEDIDKKQIEDIFKEASKLPGQQILSMLSDKISEETYKRISKNIILSLDEDEKFFRV; from the coding sequence ATGAAGCTTGATAGCCTTGAAATAAAGATAAACAATGAAGTCAAGAGATTTGTAAAATTCGAGTTTGGCCTGAACCTCATCACAAACAAACCTGACTCAGGTCGCACAGGTAATAGCGTAGGAAAATCAACCTTGTCAAGAGTTGTTGATTTTCTTATGCTGGGAAGCATAGAAAGCATTTACATTGATGAAGAATTTAAAAAACCAAATCAAGAAATTGAAACTCTATTCAAAAACAATGTTGTGACGGCATCACTCAGTTTCCATGACTACTCAAATAAGATAAACCAAATTTCACGGAATTTATGTGTAGGTACTGGCTCAGAATCTAAATTCTGGATAAATGGCGAAGCTGTTGAAGAAAACAAATATGAAAGTTTTCTTCAATATAAAATATTTAATATATTAACCAGAAGGCCATCGGTTAGAGCTGTTGCCCCTAAGTTTATTAGGAACGACAGTCACCGAATGTTAAGTACAACCAAGTTTCTTGATAAACGACAAGGTTCAAAAGATTATAGCGAGCTTTTTTTATACCTCTTCGGCTTCAGTAATACGTCTCTGCTTACTGAGAAAAGAGATGCAACTAACTTGGTTAATAGACGCAAGCGGAATTCAACTTCTATTAATGCCTTAGTGAAAGAACAAAATCCAAGAAGTGAAATTAAAAAATATAAGGCCGATGCTAAAGAGCTAGAAAATAATCTTTTGACATTTGAGTATTCATCAGAGTATTCGAATCCAATAGAGAGGCTTTCAGAACTACAGGTACAAGAGGATAGATATACTGAAGAGCTTTTGTCTATACAGCGAAAAGTAGACAACATCAATCATACTATCGAACTCTTATCTAAAGACAAAGATGGTTATTTAATCAATGAGCTTAAAGCTATATATAGTTTCTCTGGTGTCGCAATTGACGGAGCATTACGAGAACTTGAAGACGTCATTTTGTTTCATCAAAATCTCGTTGAAAGAAAGAAGCACTTTCTTACAATTGATCTACCTAAATTGGATGAGGAGTTTGAAGGGCTTCAGGCGGAGCTCAGCTCAATAAGGAAGGATAAGTTACAAGTTTTTTCTGACATGAGGTCTAAGGAAAGCTTAGATAACGTGACTAAGAATCTGAAACGACTTGGTGAGCTTAAAGTTGAGCTTGGAAAATTAGAAGGTCTAATGGAGCAACAGTCAAAAGCAAAATCAAATCAGATTGAAGCGGAAGCTCAGTTGCAAAAGATTCTTGAAGCTATTTCCAAAGAAATTGACAATGTTTATGTGTTTGAGAAAAATTTCAATAAACATTTAAGATCACTTACCAAAAGTCTTCATGATGAAGAATACAGCATAGATTTAGAATTCAATAAGGATAGTGGTACTTGTTCTATAGAGCTCAATAATTCAGCAACTAATCCTGAGGGCGGCAAAAAGAAAGCTGAAGTTATTGCTTTTGATTTTGCATATATACATGCCATTAATGAGTTAAATATTAATAGACCAAATTTTATTTTTCATGACAGTATTGAGGATATTGACAAAAAACAGATCGAAGACATCTTCAAAGAAGCTAGCAAGCTTCCAGGTCAACAGATTTTGTCAATGCTTTCAGACAAAATATCAGAAGAAACTTATAAGAGAATATCTAAAAATATAATTTTGTCTCTTGATGAGGATGAAAAATTCTTTCGTGTTTAA
- the rho gene encoding transcription termination factor Rho, which yields MARKTLSLKTKRQTDAKPADEVEDPFSDDPEKRFLNGVAIHPSPRIVLELGSTQRSVRAMDLITPIGMGQRGLIVAPPGSGKTTMLKHICQAVAEAHPDIKLYALLIDERPEEVTDFKRSVSADVHASSSDETYSHHVHLANKLLEAARKQAGEGHDVMIVIDSLTRLSRVHNAEQRGNGRTMSGGLDSRAMEIPRKLFGAARKIENGGSLTILATVLVDTGSRMDQVIFEEFKGTGNMEIVLSREVANQRIFPAIDIAKSSTRREELLIDAKDIEKVRALRRALTHLKPVEGAQKLFELLDKYPTNAELLDAFSPA from the coding sequence ATGGCGAGAAAAACACTCAGTTTGAAAACGAAAAGGCAGACAGATGCCAAGCCCGCCGACGAAGTTGAAGATCCATTTTCTGATGATCCCGAAAAACGTTTTTTAAATGGCGTGGCTATTCATCCTTCCCCACGCATTGTTTTAGAGCTTGGCTCTACGCAGCGTAGTGTGCGCGCGATGGATTTGATTACGCCTATTGGGATGGGGCAACGCGGGTTGATTGTTGCGCCGCCGGGCTCTGGCAAAACGACGATGTTAAAACATATCTGTCAGGCCGTGGCAGAAGCTCATCCTGACATAAAGCTGTATGCCTTGCTGATTGATGAACGCCCTGAAGAAGTGACCGATTTTAAGCGCAGTGTATCGGCAGACGTACATGCATCGTCTTCAGACGAAACCTACTCACACCATGTGCATTTGGCAAATAAGCTCCTTGAGGCGGCGCGTAAGCAGGCAGGCGAGGGTCATGATGTGATGATTGTGATCGATTCGCTTACTAGGCTATCGCGGGTTCATAATGCCGAGCAGCGAGGCAATGGTCGTACCATGTCGGGTGGGCTGGATTCCCGAGCGATGGAAATACCACGCAAATTGTTTGGCGCTGCGAGAAAGATCGAGAATGGCGGATCGCTCACGATTCTGGCCACCGTGCTGGTGGATACCGGTAGCCGTATGGATCAGGTGATTTTCGAGGAGTTCAAGGGTACGGGCAATATGGAAATCGTGCTATCACGGGAAGTGGCGAATCAACGGATTTTCCCGGCGATAGATATTGCCAAAAGCAGTACCCGTCGAGAAGAGCTATTGATTGATGCAAAAGACATTGAAAAAGTACGTGCATTGCGTCGAGCGTTGACACATCTTAAGCCAGTAGAAGGCGCGCAGAAGTTGTTTGAGTTATTGGATAAATATCCAACCAATGCCGAGCTGTTAGATGCGTTTTCACCCGCCTAA
- a CDS encoding DUF4440 domain-containing protein: protein MNREGLKQAREHWYAAYFAGDIEYLVQVQADSFTVATERGVQSKKSQIDAIALAKRNGSWFPQGGEKQDTELSFQESNGSITTVTGKGVTLTGESKGPVVAFIETWEWKGSAWQVVSLSYGAARN, encoded by the coding sequence ATGAATCGAGAAGGTCTGAAACAAGCACGAGAACACTGGTACGCCGCCTATTTCGCTGGTGACATTGAGTACCTTGTCCAAGTTCAGGCAGACAGTTTCACGGTTGCCACTGAGCGTGGTGTCCAATCCAAGAAATCCCAAATCGATGCTATCGCTTTAGCCAAACGGAACGGGAGCTGGTTTCCTCAAGGCGGGGAAAAACAGGATACTGAGCTAAGCTTTCAGGAATCTAATGGCAGCATCACCACAGTAACCGGTAAGGGGGTTACTCTCACTGGTGAATCCAAAGGGCCGGTGGTAGCGTTTATAGAAACCTGGGAGTGGAAGGGTAGTGCTTGGCAGGTTGTCAGTCTGAGCTACGGTGCTGCCCGAAATTAA
- a CDS encoding ABC-three component system middle component 6, which produces MIPSRGCDPEINVVSIGAKILKKIAEENSSLDSMLSGCSSDLGVSVDHIILSLDWLFSIKAIGFNGVEVFINEA; this is translated from the coding sequence ATGATTCCTAGTAGAGGTTGTGACCCTGAGATAAACGTCGTAAGCATCGGGGCAAAGATCTTAAAGAAAATAGCAGAAGAAAATTCATCTTTAGATTCCATGCTTAGTGGCTGCTCGTCGGATCTTGGAGTTTCGGTTGATCACATCATCCTGTCATTAGACTGGCTATTCTCAATTAAGGCTATTGGCTTTAATGGCGTAGAGGTGTTTATAAATGAAGCTTGA
- the cobF gene encoding precorrin-6A synthase (deacetylating), with amino-acid sequence MITLSLIGIGTGNLDHVTLAAVRALNSADLILLPRKGEAKSDLIDLRRLLCERLLEEPVTTKIVEFDLPSRDDHNDYLGAVDDWHAAIASVWAQLMDEHLPNGGRVGMLVWGDPSLYDSSLRITQRLSAAGKQVDVEVVPGITSLQVLAAEHKIPLNALAEPVQITTGRRLRERGWPNDAATVAVMLDSGGAFTTLPFDDTYIWWGAYLGMDKQCLIKGWLSEVSEQIIQRRAELRDTHGWIMDIYLLAKQPEK; translated from the coding sequence ATGATCACGCTATCGCTAATAGGCATCGGCACCGGCAACCTTGATCACGTCACCCTGGCCGCCGTGCGCGCCCTCAATAGCGCCGACCTGATTCTTCTGCCTCGCAAAGGCGAGGCCAAGTCGGATTTGATCGACCTGCGCCGCTTACTCTGCGAACGCCTGTTAGAAGAACCAGTGACCACCAAGATCGTCGAGTTCGATCTTCCCAGTCGCGATGATCATAATGATTACCTTGGCGCGGTAGACGACTGGCACGCTGCGATTGCCAGCGTTTGGGCGCAATTGATGGATGAACATCTCCCCAATGGCGGTCGGGTCGGCATGCTGGTGTGGGGCGACCCTTCGCTTTACGACAGCAGCCTGCGCATTACCCAGCGCTTAAGCGCTGCGGGCAAGCAGGTTGATGTAGAAGTGGTGCCAGGCATCACCAGCCTGCAGGTGCTCGCCGCGGAACATAAAATTCCCCTCAATGCCCTCGCCGAGCCAGTACAAATCACCACCGGCCGCCGCCTGCGCGAGCGCGGCTGGCCAAATGATGCTGCCACGGTAGCCGTAATGCTGGATAGCGGCGGGGCGTTTACCACGCTGCCGTTTGACGACACCTACATCTGGTGGGGCGCCTACCTGGGCATGGATAAACAGTGCTTAATCAAAGGCTGGCTAAGCGAGGTCAGCGAGCAAATCATCCAGCGCCGCGCAGAACTACGCGACACCCACGGCTGGATTATGGATATTTACCTGCTCGCCAAGCAGCCGGAAAAATAA
- a CDS encoding YtoQ family protein, translated as MSFYVYLSGEIHTDWREEIQRGADAAGLDIVFTAPVTDHDASDAAGDHLGKPENGFWRDHQSSKVNAIRTRTMIEQADLVVVRFGDKYKQWNAAFDAGYCAALAKPYITLHSEDIVHPLKEVDAQAQAWCTTTDQVVETLRYVLKA; from the coding sequence ATGAGCTTTTACGTCTATCTTTCTGGCGAGATCCACACCGACTGGCGCGAAGAGATCCAGCGCGGCGCTGATGCAGCGGGCCTGGATATCGTCTTCACTGCACCCGTCACCGACCACGATGCCAGTGATGCCGCAGGCGATCACCTAGGCAAGCCGGAAAATGGCTTCTGGCGTGACCACCAGTCCTCCAAGGTCAACGCCATCCGCACTCGTACCATGATCGAGCAAGCGGATCTGGTAGTTGTGCGCTTTGGCGACAAGTACAAACAGTGGAACGCCGCCTTTGATGCAGGCTACTGTGCCGCACTCGCCAAGCCCTACATCACCCTGCACAGCGAAGACATCGTCCATCCGCTGAAAGAAGTTGATGCCCAAGCCCAAGCCTGGTGCACCACCACCGACCAAGTCGTTGAAACCCTGCGCTACGTCCTCAAAGCCTAA
- a CDS encoding DEAD/DEAH box helicase encodes MSFSKLGLSRPLVQAITELGYKTPTPIQEQAIPAILSGKDLIATAQTGTGKTAAFVLPLLERFSQSEALRGKRIRALILVPTRELAVQVEANVAQYAKHTQLTSMAVYGGVDTAPQKERLIEGVDILVATPGRLLDLAHQRALHFDELQVMVLDEADRMVDMGFVDDIHKILVRLPENRQNLLFSATMTGDVRALAYGFSDSKMTDLAADISISPNIRAAANIKQWLITVDKDTKSALLSHLINEQAWDQALIFVEKKHSAAKLVAQLEKRGIQADSIHGGRSQAMREKVLDQFKTGELKYLVATGVAARGLDIGELSRVVNYDLPFQPEEYIHRIGRTGRAGASGEAISLVDISDFKNLCAIEKRLKNTIERKEVEGFPVKKAVPASNLNHVKKSSR; translated from the coding sequence ATGTCATTTTCAAAACTAGGCTTATCCCGTCCTCTTGTTCAAGCAATTACCGAACTAGGTTATAAAACGCCAACGCCCATTCAGGAACAAGCGATTCCTGCCATTCTTTCGGGCAAAGACTTAATCGCAACCGCACAAACAGGCACAGGCAAAACTGCTGCCTTTGTTCTGCCTCTGCTAGAGCGATTCAGTCAATCGGAAGCGTTACGCGGCAAACGCATACGTGCGCTGATTCTGGTGCCGACCCGCGAGTTAGCGGTTCAAGTCGAAGCCAATGTGGCTCAATACGCTAAACACACGCAGTTAACCTCTATGGCTGTGTATGGCGGTGTGGACACCGCGCCGCAAAAAGAGCGGCTAATCGAAGGGGTGGATATTCTGGTCGCCACGCCGGGCAGGTTGCTGGATTTGGCGCATCAGCGTGCGCTGCACTTTGATGAACTTCAGGTCATGGTACTGGACGAAGCGGACAGAATGGTTGACATGGGTTTTGTCGATGATATCCACAAAATCTTAGTACGCCTGCCTGAAAACCGTCAGAACCTACTGTTTTCAGCCACTATGACCGGCGACGTTCGCGCCCTCGCCTACGGTTTTTCAGATAGTAAGATGACCGACCTGGCGGCTGACATCTCCATCTCTCCCAACATCCGCGCCGCCGCCAATATCAAACAGTGGCTAATCACGGTAGACAAAGACACCAAGTCCGCCCTGTTGAGCCACTTGATCAACGAGCAAGCGTGGGATCAGGCACTTATTTTTGTCGAGAAAAAACACAGTGCAGCCAAACTGGTGGCTCAGCTGGAAAAGCGCGGCATTCAAGCAGACTCCATCCATGGCGGCAGAAGCCAGGCCATGCGCGAGAAGGTGTTAGATCAGTTCAAAACTGGCGAACTGAAGTACCTAGTGGCTACGGGCGTAGCCGCTCGGGGGTTGGATATTGGTGAACTGAGCCGAGTGGTGAATTACGATCTACCTTTTCAGCCAGAAGAGTACATCCACCGTATTGGCCGAACCGGCCGCGCGGGAGCATCAGGTGAAGCCATCTCTCTTGTCGACATCAGCGACTTTAAAAACCTTTGTGCGATTGAAAAGCGTTTGAAAAATACGATTGAGCGCAAAGAAGTTGAGGGCTTCCCGGTTAAAAAAGCCGTCCCCGCTTCCAACTTGAACCACGTTAAAAAAAGCAGTCGTTAA